A segment of the Candidatus Protochlamydia naegleriophila genome:
TGCTAAACAATCAAGACGCAGAGCCTCCTCTTCGAAGAATTCCCTCTGCTGAAGAATTTTATGTGGTTGGTGAAGCTCCCAGGGTATATCATGCCACTAATCCCGCCGCTCATCCCAGCGTACAAAATCTGGCGACACCGCGAGAGGCCGCTAATAATCATTTGATCGAAGAAAGAGTGCAAATTATTCCTGCACGCCCCATTGCGAGGATTATCCCTAATCGACCGGCTCGGCCTGTTCGAAGAGCTGCCCAAAAAATTCCTGTTTATAGGTCTCCTCGCTCGCCTTTATCTTGGGATACTATAAGGGGAATGATGATGAATGACGAAGAGTCTGCAAGACAAGAGATGAAGAAGTTGATTAATTATGACATTCGATTGTTTTATCAGAAGATATCTGAACATAACCCCAATTTGAACAAAAGCCATTGGAATCTTTTTATTTCCAATCCTTATTACCTGGCATTTGTAGAGGTTCTTGTGGAAGCAAGCCCTCGGGAATTTTTAGACAGGCTCTTAAAAAAGAATGCCTATGCGGAATTGCCTTCCGATGAACAGGGAATCATATCCTTAAACTGTAGGAGTCATTTAAGAAGTCACGAGTATGCCGTTATCGAGTTGTATGAGAGCGATTCGATGTTAGAACTTGTCTTAAACAAATATCCGCTGCACGATCAAAGCGAGCGGCTGCTTAAGCTCTTTTCTGATGCTATGCCTGAGCTGTGGTTAAAGCAGGCGCTAGTGGAAGGGGCTTTACCCCTTTTATATAGGTTCAATCATTCGAAATTGCACCATTTATTTCGCTCTTACCCATATCTTCATCAACAATACACTAATTGGCATGATGGCTCTGAAATTTCTTTTGAAGCCTTTTTAGCAGAAAATCTAGAGAATTTGATCGAATCGGATGAGGCGATCGAAGTGGCGCTTTTGATTAAAAGCAAGCATCTCCTTTATCAAATTGCAAAATGCTTGGGTGAAGAGGGTTTTAAGGCTGACATACTCCGTCTTGGCCAAAAATATCCGCGCCTGAAAGAAGAGCTATTAGAGATAGGGGTAAAGGTGTTTCAAGAAGAGTGTGCATTCACAATTTTGGATTTTAGGGTGGATCACCTTTTAGGGCAAAATGTAAGCGGATTAATTGAGTCTTATATGGGAATGCTGGCAGCTCTTTTTTCAAAAGACACACATCTCATCAAGCAGGTTGCACAGCAATTGGGAGAAGAGGGCTTCAGTGAAATTGTAGACGATTTTTGCTACAGGTACCCCTCTCTTAGGACTGATACCGTCGAGATGCAAGTTAAACTATCTCAAGAAGGGAGCTCTCATTTAACCGTTCCTGATCATGCTTTATTATTGACGGCTGCTGTAAAGGCGTTGACTTCGACCAGTGAAAGGATTCGCTATAATCTCAATAAATATCCTCTGATGATGCGTGTTCTTGTAGAAGAGCTCCTTCAACGCTGTCCATCCGCTCTTTACGACTATTTATTGACTCCGCAAAATAATCAGTGCGAGTGGGTGAATATGCTCTGGAAGAGCGAAGAGGGCTCTTTTTTAAGGGTATTGCTGCAAAGAACGCCTTCTCTTTTTGCACAGGTGATGTTAGCGCCGGATGCGATGAAAAGGCTGGCTGGGCTGCGATCTTTAGCGGAGAACGCTTATCGGATCAGCTCTGTTCAGGAGCCCTTCTGTGAGACAGACTCGCTATTAAATCTGGTTGTGCGGCAATTTCATTCTAGCGAACGGTGTGCTTTTCTCTTTGATTTATTTGAAGAGTATCTTCCCGATTTATGGATGCGTCAAGCCCTGCTTCAATCGGTCTCGATCTTAAATAAGGTGCGCGAACACGAGCTGCTTTATCCTATTTTGAAGGCCTATCCCTATACTCAAGAAAAGCATTTGGAATGGCAAAATGAAGAAAAGACCCTTTCTTTTGCAGAGTTTTTTCATCTGCATTTAACGGATTGGGTTGCATCTGGCGAGGCATTTGAAATGGCCCTATTGCTAAAGTCAGATGAGGCATTAAAGCGAATAAACCAGCAAGAGGGGGAAGAGTCTTTCAGATTGGCAATGGCGGGGCTTTGCAGCAAATATCCGGCTTTAGCTGATGAATTGCGAGAGAAAGAGCAAACAGCTTTTTTATAAACATTGCATCGTTGAAAGCATTAGGGATTTTTTCGTTAATGAGTTTTGAGCTCTAAGGAAGATGGCTTCTTATTATTCCATGTATTTCTTCCAAGTGCAACGCGCTTTCTGTCAGTTTGAGCTTAATAAAGCCGCAATTGGGAACGATCCACTTATTCTTAGGTATGAAAGATAGGTGATCGAGGAAGGCTCTGATGACTCCGCCATGAGTTACGGCAAGAATCGTTTGTTCGCAGTAGGTTGACAGCTGTTCTGCTAAAAATGTTAAGGCTCGTTTAAAGATCGATGCTTGGGATTCAATTTCTGGATGCCAAGGGGTTTTTAAACAATAGTCTTGTGATAAGGCTTCCTGAGAGAGAAAGAACTTTTCGGTCCAGTGATCGAGTGTTTCTTTCGATTGACCTTCAAATGAGCCGGCCCAACGTTCTCGCAGGGCTGGCGTCTCAATAAAGGGGAGAACACGCGGGCCAATGATCAGTCTGGCTGTTTCTTTGGCGCGCGATAAGTCCGACGAATAGACGGCTGAAAAATCTATGTGCGCTAAACTCGAGCCGAGTTGCGCCGCTTGGCCCAGGCTCAGAGTATTCAAGGGAATATCTGTATGTCCTTGGATGCGTCCGGCTGCATTCCAATCGGTCTCTCCGTGCCGAACTAGATAGATTTCGCAGCTTTTATTCATACGAGTTCTTCAACCACTAAGGTTGGGCTATCGACTCCCACACCCATGGAATGAAGACCATTATCGACATAGATCGTTGTGCCGGTAACAGCCGATGCCAGATTCGAGGCTAAAAACGCGGCTGTATAGCCAACCTCTTCAGCGAAGAGCTCTTTTGCAAGCGGGGCATTGGCTTGAGAGTAGTCTATCATGCGATCGATGAAACCAATGGCTCTAGCTGCTCTGCTGCGAAGGGGCCCTGCTGAAATGGTATTAACGCGAACGCTCCATTTTCTGCCAGCTTCCCAAGCTAGGGTGCGCGTATCGCTCTCGAGAGCCGCCTTGGCTGAACTCATTCCGCCACCATAACCGGGTATAATTTTTTCTGAGGCAAGATAGGTTAGGGATAAAGCCGATCCGCCAGCA
Coding sequences within it:
- a CDS encoding histidine phosphatase family protein: MNKSCEIYLVRHGETDWNAAGRIQGHTDIPLNTLSLGQAAQLGSSLAHIDFSAVYSSDLSRAKETARLIIGPRVLPFIETPALRERWAGSFEGQSKETLDHWTEKFFLSQEALSQDYCLKTPWHPEIESQASIFKRALTFLAEQLSTYCEQTILAVTHGGVIRAFLDHLSFIPKNKWIVPNCGFIKLKLTESALHLEEIHGIIRSHLP